One genomic region from Mycobacterium basiliense encodes:
- a CDS encoding trans-aconitate 2-methyltransferase: MWDPDVYLAFADDRSRPFYDLMSRVGADRPRRVVDLGCGPGNLTRHLSRRWPSATIEAWDSSPQMVAAARERGIDATTGDLRNWTPQPDTDVVISNAALHWVPEHSDLLVRWVDELPAGSWLAIQVPGNFETPSHAVVRALARREPYAKLMRDIPFRVGAVVHSPAHYANLLMDAGCKVDAWETTYLHQLSGEHPVLEWITGTALVPVRERLDDEHWDRFRQELIPLLEDAYPPRSDGTTVFPFRRLFVVAEVGGARRSGG; encoded by the coding sequence ATGTGGGATCCGGACGTCTACCTGGCCTTTGCTGACGATCGGAGCCGTCCGTTCTACGACTTGATGTCGCGGGTGGGCGCCGATCGGCCGCGCCGGGTGGTTGATCTCGGTTGCGGACCGGGCAACCTGACCCGACACCTGTCGCGGCGCTGGCCGAGTGCCACCATCGAGGCATGGGACAGCTCACCCCAGATGGTGGCCGCCGCCCGCGAACGTGGAATTGACGCCACCACCGGTGACTTGCGGAACTGGACTCCCCAGCCCGACACCGACGTTGTGATCAGCAACGCGGCGCTGCACTGGGTACCTGAGCACTCCGACCTGCTGGTCCGGTGGGTCGATGAGTTGCCCGCCGGCTCATGGCTCGCGATTCAGGTTCCGGGTAACTTCGAAACACCCTCGCACGCCGTTGTACGCGCGCTGGCGCGGCGCGAACCGTACGCAAAGCTGATGCGCGATATACCGTTTCGGGTGGGTGCCGTGGTCCACTCACCGGCCCATTACGCCAATCTGTTGATGGATGCCGGATGTAAAGTCGATGCCTGGGAGACCACGTATCTGCACCAGCTCAGCGGAGAGCACCCGGTACTGGAATGGATCACCGGCACCGCGCTCGTCCCGGTGCGCGAGAGGCTGGATGACGAGCATTGGGACCGGTTCCGCCAGGAACTCATCCCGCTGCTGGAAGACGCCTACCCACCCCGCTCCGACGGTACGACGGTCTTCCCGTTCCGGCGGTTGTTCGTCGTCGCGGAGGTCGGTGGGGCCCGCCGCAGCGGTGGGTAG
- a CDS encoding Hsp70 family protein codes for MYDPLGLSIGTMNLVAASTGKPPVVRRAVLTLYPHCAPKIGVLGENPNLAEPGMLISGFVERIGDSVALVSPDGSAHDPDLLMVEALDAMVVAGGADASSSDIAIAVPSHWKPTAVQALRNALRTHVGFVRSGMAPRLVPDAIAAMTAANSELGLAAGGVVGLLDFGSSGSYVTLVETTSDFEPVSTTMRYEDFSGNQIDQALLMYVIEELGHDGLDTASTAAVGQLGLLREHCREAKERLSTEAVTELAAELSGSGTTMQLSREKFEDLIQDQLTGFIYAFDDMLARNKASWADLSAVVTVGGGASIPLVTQRLSFHTRLPVLTVAQPGTAAATGASLLAGRGRELDFRNRTTIGLMAAAAAAGTSVVELPAGDVMVIDQDAATDRELAWSQTDFPSEGLPRFDGDSYNEDGPCWSMRLNVVEPPKDPPWRRFRVSQLLIGISAVVAMTAIGGVAFTLTAIERRNTPVVPSVAPLPAPSKSIAPSPVVPSSVRPSASAAPAPSAAPTPTSVAPPPSPSSPPAPVTTTKAPAATTTTTTRAPSSTTPTTTTTTTPTTTQPAATTTEPVTTTSTVKMTTEWLHVPLLPVPIPIQVPASQAPQNPVSQNPGPQNPFLSPGIQ; via the coding sequence ATGTACGACCCACTGGGGTTGTCGATCGGGACCATGAACTTGGTTGCGGCGTCCACCGGAAAGCCTCCGGTCGTGCGTCGCGCCGTGCTCACCCTGTACCCGCATTGCGCCCCGAAAATTGGTGTGCTCGGTGAGAATCCGAACCTGGCCGAGCCCGGCATGTTGATCAGTGGCTTTGTGGAGCGTATCGGTGACTCGGTTGCGCTGGTGTCCCCCGACGGGTCTGCGCACGATCCGGACCTTCTCATGGTGGAGGCCTTGGATGCAATGGTGGTCGCTGGCGGCGCCGACGCAAGTTCGTCTGATATCGCGATCGCGGTACCGTCGCATTGGAAACCAACGGCCGTGCAGGCGTTGCGAAATGCCTTGCGGACGCACGTCGGCTTTGTGCGTAGTGGTATGGCGCCGCGCCTGGTGCCAGATGCCATCGCCGCTATGACGGCAGCGAATTCGGAGTTGGGCCTGGCCGCTGGCGGCGTCGTCGGCCTGCTCGATTTCGGTAGTAGCGGCTCCTACGTCACGTTGGTGGAGACCACTTCGGATTTCGAGCCGGTAAGCACCACAATGCGTTACGAGGATTTCTCCGGAAATCAGATCGACCAGGCGTTGCTGATGTATGTCATTGAGGAGCTTGGTCACGATGGCCTTGATACGGCCAGTACCGCGGCCGTCGGTCAGCTCGGATTGCTCCGGGAGCACTGCCGCGAAGCCAAAGAACGGTTGTCCACGGAAGCCGTCACCGAACTGGCCGCTGAGCTCTCCGGATCCGGCACGACGATGCAACTGAGTCGCGAGAAGTTCGAAGACCTGATCCAGGATCAGCTGACCGGGTTCATTTACGCGTTCGACGACATGCTTGCTCGCAACAAGGCGAGTTGGGCGGATCTTTCGGCGGTGGTCACCGTGGGTGGTGGTGCCAGCATTCCGCTTGTTACTCAACGTCTTTCATTTCATACCCGGTTACCTGTACTGACCGTGGCCCAGCCCGGCACGGCGGCAGCGACCGGTGCATCGCTGTTGGCCGGCCGCGGCCGGGAGCTCGATTTTAGGAACCGGACAACCATCGGGTTGATGGCGGCGGCAGCCGCCGCCGGGACCAGCGTGGTGGAACTGCCCGCCGGTGACGTGATGGTGATCGACCAGGATGCGGCAACCGATCGCGAGTTGGCCTGGTCGCAAACCGACTTCCCCAGCGAAGGTCTGCCGCGGTTTGACGGCGATTCTTACAACGAAGATGGTCCCTGCTGGTCGATGCGGTTGAACGTGGTCGAGCCGCCAAAGGACCCGCCGTGGCGGCGATTCCGCGTATCGCAGTTGCTTATTGGGATTTCTGCGGTGGTGGCGATGACCGCAATCGGTGGTGTGGCGTTCACCCTGACGGCCATCGAGCGGCGAAACACCCCGGTGGTGCCCAGTGTTGCGCCGCTGCCCGCGCCGTCCAAGTCCATCGCGCCCAGCCCCGTGGTGCCCAGTTCGGTTCGACCGTCCGCCAGCGCGGCTCCGGCGCCCAGTGCTGCCCCCACACCAACCAGTGTGGCGCCGCCGCCATCACCGTCATCACCGCCTGCTCCGGTGACAACCACAAAGGCGCCGGCGGCGACTACCACCACAACTACCCGAGCGCCTAGCAGCACAACACCGACGACCACCACAACCACAACGCCGACGACGACCCAGCCCGCCGCCACCACGACCGAGCCGGTGACCACCACATCGACGGTGAAGATGACCACCGAGTGGCTGCACGTCCCCCTGCTACCGGTGCCGATTCCGATCCAGGTGCCGGCAAGTCAGGCTCCGCAGAATCCCGTCTCGCAGAATCCGGGCCCACAGAACCCTTTTCTCAGCCCGGGCATTCAGTGA
- a CDS encoding DUF3060 domain-containing protein: MNPEDDPEARIRQLEQPLADAARASELGSAPAPGGFDYQPYPPPPSGTVPPPPPVGPPSYGYQPPFPGATPRSSTGNRAFWIVAACFVVGILAVVGIVALYAARHISHTLATLSPTTSAISVPHSPPPRGNLTQTPTAEAPATPSPPAGSSLSVVGVNEHKTITCNDSIVSVSGVSNTVVISGHCTSLTVSGFDNNVTVDSADIIDASGLNNEVTYHSGSPKVSKSGSGNQVGQG; encoded by the coding sequence ATGAACCCAGAGGACGACCCCGAAGCCCGGATCCGGCAGCTGGAGCAGCCGCTGGCCGACGCGGCGCGCGCCTCCGAGCTAGGGAGTGCACCGGCACCGGGTGGCTTTGATTACCAGCCCTACCCGCCGCCGCCCTCCGGAACCGTGCCGCCGCCACCGCCGGTAGGGCCGCCATCGTATGGGTACCAACCCCCATTTCCCGGGGCAACACCACGATCGTCGACGGGCAACAGGGCGTTTTGGATTGTGGCCGCCTGCTTCGTGGTGGGCATCCTTGCGGTGGTGGGCATCGTCGCTCTCTACGCCGCACGCCACATCTCCCACACGTTAGCCACGCTGTCACCCACGACTTCGGCGATCAGCGTCCCGCACAGCCCGCCTCCCCGGGGCAACCTGACCCAAACGCCGACCGCCGAGGCGCCAGCGACACCCAGCCCACCTGCCGGCAGCAGTCTTAGCGTGGTCGGAGTCAACGAACACAAGACGATTACCTGTAACGACAGCATCGTCAGCGTCAGCGGGGTGTCCAACACGGTTGTCATCAGCGGCCACTGCACAAGCCTCACCGTGTCCGGATTCGACAACAACGTCACGGTCGACTCCGCGGACATCATCGATGCCTCCGGCCTCAACAACGAGGTCACGTATCACTCGGGCTCGCCGAAGGTCAGCAAGTCCGGCAGCGGGAATCAGGTCGGCCAGGGCTAG
- a CDS encoding phosphatase PAP2 family protein has product MTRPRTNLALLLALAAIVVYVVMWVGHRQDWGWLHSMDWWSLNSAHDIGIKHPFWVHFWFVVSFVLGPIPTRVVGMAVVVIAVVQRKMRMALLVLFCVPLNALVTLVAKNLAARPRPVTRLVDAYSTSFPSGHALELTASALALLTFLLPMMRAQWMRVSAVAVAALSVVIVGASRVALNVHHPSDVIAGWALGYVYFLFCLWILRPVPLGVDEPARVASPG; this is encoded by the coding sequence ATGACCCGTCCACGGACCAACCTGGCACTGCTGCTGGCCCTGGCGGCCATCGTCGTCTACGTCGTGATGTGGGTGGGGCACCGCCAGGACTGGGGCTGGTTGCACAGCATGGACTGGTGGTCGCTGAACTCTGCCCACGATATTGGGATCAAGCACCCCTTCTGGGTGCATTTCTGGTTTGTGGTGTCGTTCGTGCTGGGCCCGATCCCCACCAGGGTGGTGGGCATGGCGGTCGTGGTGATTGCGGTCGTGCAGCGCAAGATGCGGATGGCGCTGTTGGTGTTGTTCTGTGTGCCACTCAACGCGTTGGTGACGCTGGTCGCGAAGAATCTGGCGGCGCGGCCGCGGCCGGTGACCAGGCTGGTCGACGCGTATTCCACCTCCTTTCCGTCCGGGCATGCACTCGAGTTAACGGCCAGTGCGCTGGCGCTGCTGACGTTCCTGCTGCCGATGATGAGGGCCCAGTGGATGCGCGTCTCGGCCGTCGCGGTGGCTGCCCTAAGTGTGGTGATCGTCGGTGCTTCCCGGGTCGCATTGAATGTTCATCACCCGTCCGACGTGATCGCCGGCTGGGCGTTGGGATACGTGTATTTCTTGTTCTGTCTATGGATATTGCGGCCGGTACCGCTGGGCGTTGACGAACCGGCGCGGGTGGCCAGTCCTGGGTAA
- the bluB gene encoding 5,6-dimethylbenzimidazole synthase, giving the protein MNDHAYAAPERQAVYRVISERRDMRRFIPGSVVPEDVLARLLHAAHAAPSVGLMQPWRFIRITDELLRKTIHALVDEERALTARALGERAEEFLALKVEGIRECAELMVVALCDDRDQHIFGRRTLPQMDLASVSCAIQNLWLAARSEGLGMGWVSLFDPQRLADLLHMPAGAEPVAILCLGPVPEFPDRPALELDGWAVARPLPEFVTENRWGRN; this is encoded by the coding sequence GTGAACGATCATGCGTATGCCGCACCCGAGCGACAGGCGGTGTATCGCGTTATCTCCGAACGGCGTGACATGCGCCGCTTCATCCCGGGCAGCGTAGTGCCTGAGGATGTGCTGGCACGCCTCCTGCACGCCGCGCACGCCGCGCCCAGCGTCGGTCTGATGCAGCCGTGGCGCTTCATCCGGATCACCGACGAGCTGCTCCGAAAGACAATCCATGCCTTGGTCGACGAGGAGCGCGCGCTGACCGCCCGAGCCCTCGGCGAACGCGCGGAAGAGTTTCTCGCACTCAAGGTCGAGGGCATCCGCGAGTGCGCCGAGCTGATGGTGGTTGCGCTATGCGATGACCGCGACCAGCACATTTTCGGCCGGCGGACGCTGCCGCAGATGGATCTGGCATCGGTGTCCTGCGCCATCCAAAATCTGTGGTTGGCGGCTCGCTCGGAGGGTCTCGGCATGGGCTGGGTGTCCCTCTTCGATCCCCAGCGATTGGCGGATCTGCTGCACATGCCCGCCGGCGCCGAACCGGTGGCAATCCTGTGCCTGGGACCGGTGCCCGAGTTCCCCGACCGGCCGGCGCTGGAGCTAGACGGTTGGGCGGTCGCGCGGCCGCTGCCCGAATTCGTCACCGAGAACCGATGGGGTCGGAATTGA
- a CDS encoding DUF7159 family protein, producing the protein MDIVLGVSMESSAVRLVLIEGVNADGVTVEEATFEVTDDGAPATSGAPAQVMAALIGTREGAAETGHHLTSTGVTWTDPSRVAALRAELAARDAGSVMLVSPLLAAAALAQTVGYSLDYEYIAMLFVEARSSTLAVVDIGDGSIVDLHRQSLDQGLGEGASDAQLAAMVATLDAPGSRPGGVFVIGCGVDIVPIKPVLEAATSLVVSAPEEPESALARGAALASANAPLFASSTSALAYALDPGTGEMNARALAANYLDVCVGADRGQGSLAYSALADEGDDDAQGRRRPLVLAGSAMVGVAAFAAGLLVVSLTSDVRPAAVAQPSPPQGVVTPAEVPVQPPTQVPQVPATTAPVQLPALSSPPPAAPVEVASPATVVQPPPVVQAPRQTVAKPPPQNMAPVTQPRRAPTPQAPAPTPVQAPAPAVPPPVAEPAPATPAPAMPTQAPMTMYLHLPFVSIPIPINPPPPPPPPEPPPAGPPPEPAP; encoded by the coding sequence ATGGACATCGTGCTTGGGGTATCGATGGAATCCTCGGCTGTCCGTTTAGTGCTGATCGAAGGCGTCAACGCGGACGGTGTCACCGTCGAGGAAGCCACTTTCGAGGTCACTGATGACGGCGCTCCGGCAACATCTGGAGCCCCCGCGCAGGTGATGGCCGCGCTGATCGGAACCCGCGAGGGTGCGGCTGAAACTGGCCACCACCTGACATCGACCGGGGTGACGTGGACCGACCCGTCACGGGTGGCGGCGCTACGAGCCGAGCTTGCCGCGCGCGACGCCGGAAGCGTCATGCTGGTCTCGCCACTGCTGGCTGCGGCCGCGTTGGCGCAGACGGTGGGCTATTCGCTCGACTACGAGTACATCGCAATGTTGTTCGTCGAGGCCCGCAGTTCGACGCTGGCGGTCGTGGACATCGGTGATGGTTCGATCGTTGATCTGCACCGGCAGTCCCTGGACCAGGGTCTGGGCGAGGGGGCAAGCGATGCCCAGCTTGCGGCGATGGTCGCGACCCTCGATGCGCCCGGATCGCGACCGGGCGGGGTGTTCGTCATTGGCTGTGGGGTCGACATTGTGCCGATCAAGCCTGTGCTGGAAGCGGCGACATCGCTGGTGGTGAGCGCTCCGGAGGAGCCGGAAAGCGCGCTGGCCCGCGGCGCGGCGCTGGCATCGGCCAATGCGCCACTATTTGCATCATCAACCTCGGCGCTGGCGTACGCACTGGATCCGGGCACCGGTGAAATGAATGCCCGCGCGCTCGCCGCGAACTACCTCGACGTCTGCGTCGGAGCGGACCGCGGCCAGGGCTCCCTGGCGTACAGCGCCCTAGCCGATGAGGGCGACGACGATGCTCAGGGCAGGCGCAGGCCGTTGGTACTGGCCGGCAGCGCGATGGTGGGGGTCGCGGCTTTCGCGGCCGGATTGCTGGTGGTTTCCCTGACGTCGGACGTCCGGCCGGCGGCCGTCGCGCAGCCCAGCCCGCCCCAGGGCGTGGTCACCCCCGCCGAAGTGCCAGTTCAGCCGCCCACTCAAGTGCCTCAGGTACCGGCCACAACGGCTCCAGTGCAATTGCCGGCGCTGAGTTCGCCACCGCCCGCGGCGCCGGTGGAGGTCGCCAGCCCGGCCACGGTGGTTCAGCCGCCGCCGGTGGTGCAGGCACCACGGCAAACGGTAGCCAAACCACCGCCGCAGAACATGGCGCCGGTGACACAGCCCCGGCGCGCACCCACCCCCCAGGCGCCCGCGCCGACCCCGGTGCAGGCCCCGGCACCTGCGGTTCCACCACCGGTCGCCGAGCCCGCGCCCGCTACGCCGGCGCCCGCGATGCCCACGCAGGCGCCGATGACGATGTACCTGCACCTTCCGTTCGTCTCGATTCCCATTCCGATCAACCCGCCACCGCCGCCACCACCGCCGGAGCCGCCGCCGGCCGGGCCGCCGCCGGAGCCGGCGCCGTAG
- a CDS encoding NADP-dependent oxidoreductase: MSDLLNHQIVLRRRPTGLVQPDDTVLVAMEAPEPADGEALLRTTYVGIDAAARTWLDDQPGYLPPVRLGEVIRAAGIGEVVESRCDAYAVGDVVTTLTGFQEYVIIRDDVFSTPIPGEDDQLAIMSVYGPTGATAYFGMTDIGRPQPGETVVVSAAAGATGSVAGQIAKIAGARVIGIAGGPDKCRAVVENFGFDACIDYKNDDLSAALKAHCPRRVDVYFDNVGGPILDAVLGRLAPKARVVLCGVISSYLTGEHPGPANYVNLLSKTALMQGFNALDQWGRFDEAFANLRKWEAEGRLRHRQTIYDGIESCVVALNGLFTGANIGKTLVKLSEPGSG, translated from the coding sequence GTGTCGGACTTGTTGAATCACCAGATCGTGTTGCGCCGCCGCCCAACTGGGCTTGTCCAGCCCGACGACACGGTGCTGGTCGCCATGGAAGCGCCCGAGCCGGCGGACGGCGAGGCACTGCTGCGTACCACCTACGTTGGCATCGATGCCGCCGCCCGGACCTGGCTCGATGACCAGCCCGGCTACCTTCCCCCGGTGCGCCTCGGCGAGGTTATCCGGGCCGCGGGGATCGGTGAGGTGGTCGAATCACGTTGCGACGCTTACGCCGTCGGCGACGTGGTGACCACACTGACGGGCTTCCAGGAGTACGTGATTATCCGCGACGACGTGTTCAGCACGCCGATTCCGGGCGAGGACGACCAGTTGGCGATCATGTCGGTGTACGGCCCGACCGGGGCCACCGCCTACTTTGGCATGACCGACATCGGCCGCCCGCAGCCCGGTGAGACGGTGGTGGTTTCGGCCGCGGCGGGCGCCACCGGGTCGGTTGCCGGTCAGATCGCCAAAATCGCCGGAGCTCGCGTGATCGGCATCGCCGGTGGACCGGACAAATGCCGGGCTGTGGTCGAAAACTTCGGTTTCGATGCGTGCATCGACTACAAAAACGACGATCTGTCGGCGGCGCTCAAGGCACACTGTCCCCGGCGCGTCGACGTGTACTTCGATAACGTCGGCGGGCCGATCCTCGACGCCGTGCTGGGCCGGCTGGCGCCCAAGGCTCGGGTGGTGCTGTGCGGGGTCATCTCCAGCTATCTGACCGGCGAACATCCCGGGCCGGCCAATTACGTCAACCTGCTGTCCAAGACCGCGCTCATGCAGGGATTCAACGCGCTCGACCAGTGGGGCCGGTTCGACGAGGCCTTCGCCAACCTGCGCAAATGGGAGGCCGAAGGACGCCTCCGGCACCGTCAGACCATCTATGACGGCATCGAGTCGTGCGTCGTCGCGCTCAACGGATTGTTCACCGGGGCCAACATCGGCAAGACGCTGGTCAAGCTCAGCGAACCTGGCAGCGGGTAG
- a CDS encoding nuclear transport factor 2 family protein, whose product MCCNGVMSPTDVTADIAAIKRVKYRYLRALDTKHWDDFADTLTEDVVGDYGASVGAELHFTNRTDLVDYMRSALGPAIITEHRVTHPEIAVSGDTATGSWYLQDRVIVAEADFMLIGAAFYRDQYRRTPDGWRISATGYDRTYEATMSLANLGFTVKPGRALAD is encoded by the coding sequence ATGTGCTGCAATGGCGTAATGAGCCCTACCGATGTCACCGCCGACATAGCTGCGATCAAACGGGTCAAATACCGGTACCTACGGGCGCTGGACACCAAGCATTGGGACGACTTCGCCGACACGCTGACCGAAGATGTCGTCGGGGACTACGGGGCGTCGGTGGGCGCCGAGCTGCACTTCACCAATCGCACCGATTTGGTGGACTATATGCGCTCAGCGCTGGGGCCGGCCATCATCACCGAACATCGGGTCACCCATCCGGAAATCGCGGTGTCCGGTGATACGGCAACCGGCAGCTGGTATCTGCAGGACCGGGTCATCGTCGCCGAAGCCGACTTCATGCTCATCGGTGCGGCGTTCTACCGCGACCAATACCGGCGTACGCCGGACGGTTGGCGGATCAGCGCCACCGGCTACGACCGCACCTACGAGGCGACGATGTCGTTGGCGAATCTCGGTTTCACGGTGAAACCCGGTCGCGCGCTGGCCGATTGA
- a CDS encoding L,D-transpeptidase family protein has product MHRLGAVLIAGLCVAGAAVGLAPLTAAAGNAWFANSVGNATQVVSVVSTGGSNAKMDIYQRTAAGWQPLKTGIPTHVGSAGMAAQAKSGYPATPMGVYSLDSAFGTAPNPGGGLPYTQVGPNHWWSGDDHSATFNSMQVCQKAQCPFNTSESENLQIPQYKHSVVMGVNKNKVPGGGSAFFFHTTDGGPTAGCVAIDDATLVQIIRWLRPGAVIAIAK; this is encoded by the coding sequence GTGCACCGCCTGGGAGCTGTACTGATTGCCGGACTATGCGTGGCCGGTGCCGCCGTTGGGCTCGCGCCGCTGACCGCTGCCGCGGGCAACGCGTGGTTTGCGAACTCGGTTGGCAATGCGACGCAGGTGGTTTCGGTGGTGTCCACCGGTGGCTCCAACGCGAAAATGGACATCTATCAGCGCACCGCGGCGGGTTGGCAACCGCTTAAGACCGGCATCCCGACGCATGTCGGTTCAGCGGGCATGGCGGCACAGGCCAAGAGCGGCTACCCGGCCACGCCGATGGGCGTCTATAGCCTCGACTCGGCCTTCGGCACCGCGCCGAATCCCGGTGGGGGACTGCCGTATACGCAGGTGGGGCCCAACCATTGGTGGAGCGGAGACGACCATAGCGCCACCTTCAACAGCATGCAGGTGTGTCAGAAGGCTCAGTGCCCGTTCAACACGTCCGAGAGTGAGAACCTGCAGATCCCACAGTACAAACACTCGGTTGTGATGGGCGTCAACAAGAACAAGGTGCCTGGAGGTGGCTCCGCGTTCTTCTTTCACACCACTGACGGCGGCCCCACCGCGGGTTGCGTGGCCATAGACGATGCCACCCTGGTGCAGATCATCCGCTGGCTGCGGCCGGGGGCGGTGATCGCAATAGCCAAATAA
- a CDS encoding sulfatase family protein has product MTDGKDNVLIVHWHDLGRYLGVYGHRDVASPRLDQLAAEGILLTRAHATAPLCSPSRGSLFTGRYPQSNGLVGLAHHGWEYRTGVRTLPQVLGEQGWYSALFGMQHETSYPARLGFDEFDVSNSYCDYVVDKVQDWLRSSGPALGGQPFLLTAGFFETHRPYPHERYEPADSAAVEVPDYLPDTPEVRQDLADFYGAITSADAAVGRILDALGETGLDASTWVVFVTDHGPAFPRAKSTLYEAGTGIAMIVRPPTRRSVAPRVYDELFSGVDLMPTLLDLLGVAIPADIEGLSHAHALIAPEVHGEPVREHVYTTKTYHDSFDPIRAVRTKEYSYIENYVPRPLLDLPWDIEESPSGLAVAPLVTEPRPQRELYDLRADPTESTNLLTGDETGTLAAVATDLAVQLHDWRERTGDVIPSDFAGTRIAERYTETYLHIHRTPPSSRSASAVDRGVAETAAPANQ; this is encoded by the coding sequence ATGACAGACGGTAAAGACAACGTACTGATCGTGCACTGGCACGACCTGGGGCGCTACCTCGGCGTGTACGGTCACCGTGACGTCGCGAGTCCGCGACTGGACCAGCTTGCCGCCGAGGGCATCCTGCTCACCAGGGCACACGCCACCGCGCCGCTGTGCTCGCCGTCACGCGGATCCTTGTTCACCGGCCGCTACCCGCAGAGCAATGGCCTGGTCGGGTTGGCGCACCACGGCTGGGAGTACCGCACCGGGGTCCGCACACTTCCTCAGGTGCTAGGCGAACAGGGTTGGTACTCGGCTCTTTTCGGGATGCAGCACGAAACGTCCTACCCCGCTCGACTGGGTTTCGACGAGTTCGATGTCTCGAACTCCTACTGCGACTATGTGGTTGACAAAGTTCAGGACTGGCTCCGGAGCAGCGGGCCGGCGCTTGGCGGCCAACCATTTTTACTTACCGCCGGGTTCTTCGAGACCCATCGCCCATACCCGCACGAACGGTACGAACCGGCGGACAGCGCAGCCGTCGAGGTACCCGACTATCTGCCGGACACACCCGAGGTACGTCAGGACTTGGCCGATTTCTACGGGGCCATCACCAGCGCGGATGCGGCCGTAGGCCGTATCTTGGACGCGCTCGGCGAAACCGGATTGGACGCCAGCACCTGGGTGGTGTTTGTGACCGACCATGGTCCGGCGTTCCCACGCGCGAAATCCACGCTCTACGAAGCCGGAACCGGCATAGCGATGATCGTGCGTCCGCCCACCCGCAGATCGGTGGCGCCGCGTGTGTACGACGAACTGTTCAGCGGCGTAGATCTGATGCCGACCCTGCTGGACCTGCTGGGCGTCGCCATCCCGGCAGATATCGAAGGCCTATCGCACGCACACGCCCTGATCGCCCCAGAAGTGCACGGCGAACCGGTCCGCGAGCATGTGTACACCACAAAGACCTATCACGACTCGTTCGACCCGATTCGGGCCGTCCGCACAAAGGAATACAGCTACATCGAGAACTACGTCCCCCGCCCACTGCTGGACCTGCCGTGGGATATCGAAGAAAGCCCGTCCGGGCTGGCGGTGGCACCGTTGGTCACGGAGCCGCGCCCCCAACGAGAGCTATACGATCTGCGCGCCGACCCTACCGAAAGCACGAATCTGCTGACCGGCGACGAAACCGGGACACTGGCCGCAGTCGCTACGGATCTTGCGGTGCAACTGCATGATTGGCGTGAGCGAACCGGCGACGTGATCCCGTCCGACTTCGCCGGTACCCGCATCGCGGAGCGCTATACCGAAACGTATTTGCACATCCACCGGACGCCCCCCAGTAGCAGGTCGGCGAGCGCCGTTGACCGCGGAGTCGCAGAAACGGCCGCTCCGGCTAATCAGTAA